Proteins encoded together in one Mercenaria mercenaria strain notata chromosome 18, MADL_Memer_1, whole genome shotgun sequence window:
- the LOC123537851 gene encoding melanocyte-stimulating hormone receptor-like, with protein sequence MCEINHFDTASAAVRENVTDLYNSTCGNSTRGGSGRGGRSYGYQKFSCGYCDTKCVYSGVQTVFIIGIIANFFVIARVIRDKRLRDSTFVAIAALAVADLLFLTLNLSTAFERVILSVTCSSPKVISKPYYILKSIFWFSANTHVALLAILRYITLAYPLRANAFLSPKKVIFSSLLVWVLGFVITGTLTGLITVRLILPGRSQEFLIFLWISVYLLPLIVTCVLHILKICLVKRAVTETATESTRKSIQRMSKIVIVVIIMAAVLPLPRLINKCMKLAGRDVFPSSDFKTHFGEIADILFLANNSINPFIYGFLSDKFRRSLKQMFSCIPGVNDDSVATTDTPLSVRKQNYVLEPMPRKYSYADSLDSVERV encoded by the coding sequence ATGTGTGAGATAAACCATTTTGACACTGCTAGTGCAGCAGTAAGAGAGAATGTCACGGATCTATATAATTCCACATGTGGTAACAGCACACGAGGAGGCAGCGGACGTGGTGGCCGGAGTTACGGCTACCAAAAATTTTCATGCGGATACTGTGATACTAAGTGTGTATACAGTGGAGTACAAACTGTATTTATCATTGGAATAATTGCAAACTTTTTTGTGATAGCTCGCGTGATTCGAGACAAGAGGCTGCGCGATTCTACATTCGTTGCAATAGCAGCATTAGCTGTGGCTGACCTACTTTTTCTGACCTTGAATTTGTCGACAGCTTTTGAAAGAGTTATCCTATCAGTCACGTGTTCTTCTCCAAAGGTAATTAGTAAACCTTACTACATACTGAAATCCATTTTCTGGTTCTCTGCGAACACACATGTAGCTTTATTAGCTATTCTGCGATATATAACACTTGCATATCCCCTGAGAGCCAACGCTTTCCTTAGCCCAAAGAAAGTTATCTTCTCGTCTTTACTTGTATGGGTTCTTGGATTCGTTATCACCGGAACGTTAACAGGACTTATAACTGTGAGACTCATACTTCCGGGAAGATCGCAGGAGTTTTTGATCTTCTTGTGGATATCAGTGTACCTGCTACCCCTGATTGTAACCTGTGTTCTTCATATACTTAAGATATGCCTTGTCAAAAGAGCTGTCACTGAAACAGCTACGGAGTCTACCCGGAAGTCGATACAGCGCATGTCTAAGATTGTTATCGTTGTGATTATAATGGCGGCCGTACTTCCGTTACCGCGCTTGATTAACAAATGCATGAAACTTGCAGGCCGGGATGTTTTCCCATCAAGTGACTTCAAAACACATTTTGGCGAAATTGCGGACATATTATTTCTTGCCAACAATTCCATCAATCCATTTATCTACGGGTTTCTGTCAGATAAATTTCGAAGAagcttaaaacaaatgttttcgtGTATACCTGGCGTGAATGATGACAGTGTCGCAACAACAGACACGCCATTGTCTGTAAGAAAACAGAACTATGTTTTAGAGCCAATGCCCCGGAAGTACAGCTATGCCGACAGTTTGGACAGTGTAGAGAGAGTGTGA